The window TCATCGAATTAAACCACATGTTCCTCCGCTTGTGCGGGCCCCCGTCAATTCCTTTGAGTTTCATTCTTGCGAACGTACTCCCCAGGTGGATTACTTAACGCTTTCGCTCAGCCGCTTACATTGTATCGCAAACAGCCAGTAATCATCGTTTACTGCGTGGACTACCAGGGTATCTAATCCTGTTTGATCCCCACGCCTTCGTGCCTGAGCGTCAGTAGTGGTTTAGTAAGCTGCCTGCGCAATCGGAGTTCCTCGTGATATCTAAGCATTTCACCGCTACACCACAAATTCCGCCTACTTCATCCACACTCAAGGAAACCAGTATCGAAGGCACTTTTACAGTTGAGCTGCAAAATTTCACCGCCGACTTAATCTCCCGCCTGCGCACCCTTTAAACCCAATAAATCCGGATAACGCTCGGATCCTCCGTATTACCGCGGCTGCTGGCACGGAGTTAGCCGATCCTTATTCGCAGGGTACATGCAAAACGGTACACGTACCGCTATTTATTCCCCTGCAAAAGAAGTTTACAATCCATAAGACCTTCATCCTTCACGCGACTTGGCTGGTTCAGAGTTGCCTCCATTGACCAATATTCCTCACTGCTGCCTCCCGTAGGAGTCTGGACCGTGTCTCAGTTCCAGTGTGGGGGATAAACCTCTCAGTTCCCCTATCCATCGTCGCCTTGGTGAGCCGTTACCTCACCAACTAGCTAATGGAACGCATGCCCATCTCTAACCGATAAAATCTTTAACAAATATCTCCATGCGGAGCCCCTGTATTATGGGGTATTAGTCCGTCTTTCAACGGGTTATCCCCCTGTTAGAGGTAGGTTGCATACGTGTTACTCACCCGTGCGCCGGTCGCCACCATCGTATTGCTACTCATGTGCTGCCCCTCGACTTGCATGTGTTAGGCCTATCGCTAGCGTTCATCCTGAGCCAGGATCAAACTCTTCGTTGTATAGTTGTTATTTGTCCAGAACTATCGCCCGATTATCCCGGTAAACGGAAATGGCGGCAAGTAGTAACGGTAAAAACAACGCAACCCGAAAAAATCGGTGATCCCCAAACCCTCGATTCACGAATCTATTTCATTCCTTGTTCTTAAATTGAACGGGTACCAATATATCTTGTAAATATACTGCTTGTCTTTTCTAAAACGTATATGAAAAACTTTCAAAGATCGTCTGTGTCGCTCCCGATTACTCGTTGCTTTCGGAAAGCGGATGCAAAGGTAGAAACTATTTTTGAATTAGCAAAACAAAATCTGAATTTTTTTGAAAAATATTTTTTCAACCAATTTTCAGCTGCTTCTACAACCTCACAATTTCAATTTTGTTTGTTAACTCGATAACAAACCCCTTCGACTATTGCGAAAGGGCTACAAAGATAGTGCATATTTTCTTATCGCCAAAATTTTTCTCGATTTTTTCTCGATTTTTTTACCCCTCAAATAGCTAAGATGCCTAAAAACAGAGCTATTCCACCAATACCCGGGAGTGTCGGGTTAAAACCGGCTTAACCTGAAACGAGAGCTTCTCGCCGCTTCTTTCAATCTCGATATCCAGCATGTCCGGAGTACTCCAATCGATATACTGATTGAAATTGAACAGATAAGAGAAGCCCGCCTTGTATCTCTTCTTGTCGTTTAACTCGCGCGATACATTATTATAATGGAGAATATCCCAATACATGGCGTTCTGAAACCCGTTAGAGTCGGTATATTTTGTAGCAGGATCGCGATATTTCATCGTCTCGGCAATAAAGCGCCGATAGCTGGCAGTGAGCGATGCTGCATCATGGTTGAAACTGTGACCCTGAATTCTCAAGACAACATCCCCCGGCCTGATTCCGGCACGGGCGGCAGGAGATCCGGCATCGACAGAAACCACCGTCTTCAGATCATTCAGATCGTAACTGATTCCCGTATAGTTATATCGCAGATGGTTTACACGGTAAGTAGCCTTATCCGGACTGCCTGGATTGGGGAACTTCAGCAATATCAGGGGCAGATTCATCTCCAGGTAATCCAATAGACCGTATGTATCGCTCAGTTTCTCCTTAACCTCGCTCTCCCATACCAGCATCGGCTTGCCTGGTTCTGTAAACTTCCTGTCATAAAAACGGTATCCGAACTCCAGGTCGAACATCACATCCTCAATTCTTACCGGTTGAACAGGGTCGAACACGGGAATCTTTACCATCCGGTTGTTTCGGAGATCGTACCGCCATGTTCCTGAATAGGTGCCACGTGTCGGGGAGTCTGCTTTGTACATCGGATTGCCTTGAAAACTGTAGAAGGTCTGAATGAGGAAGTCGGGATCGTTGCTGTCACGTTTGAGCCCAAGTTTGGACAAAGCCCTTACGAAGATTGAGTTGATACGTTCGTCCAACTCCTGTGAGGAGTCATCGGAAGGGACAAAGTCGTAAGTACGGTAATTGAAGAAATCGGCATCCGGGTTGATTACTGTTCTTACCGGAATGGTAAATTTTCTTTCCTGAACATCTTCCAGGCTGTAAAAGGCAAATACCGGAGCCAGCTGCGTCTCGTTCAATGCGTTTTTCAACCGGCAATCCTTGGCAATCTGCATCGGTTTGAAAGATGCCTCGAAGTTACGTATGGCGATCGACATCTCCGAAGGTCTCTCCATGAACCACGACATGATGGTGTGTGCAGGCTTCAGATAGGTGCCGTTGCCGTTCACTTCGAGTATGATGTCATTCACCTTCAGACCGGCTTTGTCGGCGGGTGAACCGGGGGTAATGTCGGTCACTACCGGCTCGTTGTTACCCCAATTGGGATTATTGCTTATTTTAAAGGTGAATCCCAGGTTACAGACAACCTGGTCGTTTTGAGAATAGAGGGCAACGGATAGTATTAATAGTGTAATGAATGCTGGTACTCTTCGTTTCATTGCAATATTGTTTTATCGAACAACAAAGATACGTTTTTTTTTTCGATTGGAAACCGCCGGCACCTTATTTTGAGACAAAATGAAATCAACTCTCCATAATTTCCGCTATCTTTGTACAATAAGAAACAAGAGATAGAGATGGTATTGGATAGTATCGAAAATGCGACCCGTTATGTAGGCCTGAACCCCTTGTTTGAAAAGGCGTTTCAATTTATCAAACAGCTGGATGCAAGCAATCTGCCGGATGGCAGTTTCGAAATCGAGGGCGACAGCCTGAAAGGCTCGGTTGTATCGGCCGACCTGAAGAGCAGAACCGAAGCGCGACTGGAAATTCACAGAAGGTTTATCGATATTCAGATTCCTGTTGCCAAGGAAGAGATTTTCGGCTGGAGATCCTTGAAGACCTTGAATGATCCGATGGGGGAGTTTGACAGCCAGAACGACTTTCAACTGTTTGATGATGAACCGTCGGCCTATATCCGTGTCAATCCGGGGCAATTCATTATCTTCTTCCCTGAAGATGCACATGCACCGCTAATAGGTGAAGGTAATACCCGGAAGGTTATTCTGAAGGTATCCGTCCAATAATTTCATAACTGTCAGCTACATATGTTGGATATCATAAAAAAAGATCCTTGGCTCAGCCCCTTTCGACAACGCATTGAAGAGCGGCGCAACCACTTTCTAAGAAAAGAGCAGGAGTTGACACAGAACGGGAAGATCGGGTTGTCTGACTTCGCCACCGGATATCTATACTTCGGGCTGCACAAGACAGATGCGGGTTGGGTTTTTCGCGAATGGGCGCCCAACGCTACCGAGATTTACCTGATCGGCACATTCAACAACTGGCAGCGTGAGGAGGCTTATCGGTTGACAAGAGTGGAAAACGGTGTCTGGGAGATAAGGATTCCGCTCGATTCCATCCGCCATCTCGATCTCTACAAGCTCTTCGTCTGCTGGGAAGGGGGATCAGGAGAACGGATTCCTGCCTGGTGCCGGAGGGTTGTGCAGGATGCACAGACACACATATTCAGCGCACAGGTCTGGGAGCCCGACAATCCGTATGTTTTCAGGATAACCGACTTTAAACCTGACACTTCACCGTTGCTTATCTACGAATGTCATGTAGGAATGGCTACAGCTGAGGAGAAAGTAGGCACCTATAATGAGTTCAGGGAGAACGTTCTCCCCCGGATCAGGGAGGCCGGCTACAACGCAATCCAGTTGATGGCTATCCAGGAGCACCCCTACTATGGATCATTCGGTTATCATGTATCCAACTTCTTCGCACCTACGTCTCGCTGCGGTACGCCCGACGAACTTCGTCAATTGATTGATGCGGCACACGAAATGGGGATAGCGGTGATTATGGATATCGTACACTCTCATGCGGTCAAGAACGAATGTGAGGGGTTAGCCCGCTTCGACGGGACATACGACCAATATTTCCCGAGTGATCCCACCCGCCGGAATCATCCGCTATGGGACTCATTCTGCTTCGATTACGGCAAGAACGAGGTTGTCCACTTCCTGCTCTCCAACTGTAAATACTGGATGGAGGAGTACCGCTTCGACGGATTCCGCTTCGACGGAGTAACCTCCATGCTGTACTATAGTCACGGACTGGGTGAGAGTTTCACCAAGTATGACGATTATTACGACGGTGGCCAGGATTCCGACGCCATCTGCTACCTGACACTGGCCAACAAACTTATCCACCAGGTAAACCCCAATGCCATCACCATAGCCGAGGAGGTAAGCGGCATGCCGGGACTGGGACTAAAAATTGAATCGGGAGGATTCGGTTTTGATTACCGGATGGCAATGAATATCCCCGACTTCTGGATAAAGACCATCAAGGAACGAAAAGATGAGGAGTGGTCGCCTGCGGCCATCTGGTGGGAAATGACCAACCGCCGCTTAGATGAGAAGACAATATCTTACGTGGAGAGCCACGATCAGGCATTGGTTGGAGACAAGACAATCATATTCAGACTGATTGATTCCGACATGTACTGGTACATGTCGAAACTGATGGAGAGTTCATACCGGGTAGACCGCGGCATGGCTCTGCATAAGATGATACGGCTGGTTACAGCTACTACCATTAACGGCGGGTACCTCAATTTTATGGGGAACGAGTTCGGTCATCCAGAATGGATCGACTTTCCGCGTGAAGGGAATAACTGGTCGCATAAATATGCCCGCCGCCAGTGGCAGCTGGCTGACGACCAAAATCTCAAGTATCACTATCTGAGCGACTTCGACAGAGCAATGATCGGTCTCATCAAATCAGTTCCAGATTTCCAGCTTACTCCCGTAGTGAAGATCTGGGAAAAAGAGAGCGACAACGTCTTGGCCTATATGCGGGAAAAATTGTTGTTTGTCTTCAACTTTAATCCGATAAAATCGTTTAGCGACTACGGCATGTTGGTGCCCGAGGGCGAATATGGCATCGTGCTCAACACCGACAATCCTGAATTTGGCGGTTTCGGGCTGAACGATGACACCGTTCATCATTTTACCCACCGCGATCCGTTATATGCCAATGAGGGCAAAGGGTGGATCAGGATATACCTGCCAGCCCGTTCTGCTCTTGTACTGAAGAGGCTTTAGCCTCTTCCCGGCGAAACTTGAAATTGCAAACTGTTATAAAAAAAATATGAATACTACCGAACATAAACCACACAACAGCCAATCCCTGAAGGGGAAAGAGGGGTGCTCCCTATATCCGTTGAAGTTCAAACCCATTCTCAAGTCGTTGATCTGGGGCGGATCAGATATCTGCAAATTTAAAAAGATCAGCCCGGTACAGGAAGGTATCGGTGAAAGCTGGGAAATATCGGGTGTTGAGGGTAACATTTCAGTTATCGATAACGGAGAACTGGCAGGAAAACCGATCGACGAAGTGCTGCGGATCTTCAAGGAGCAGCTGGTAGGAAAAAAGGTATACGACAGATTTGGCGATACCTTCCCGCTCCTGATCAAGTTTATCGACGCACGTGACGACCTCTCCATTCAGGTTCATCCGAACGATGAGCTTGCAATGAAACGGCACAACTCCTTCGGGAAAACCGAAATGTGGTACGTGATCAATGCAACATCCGACGCATATCTCTATTCCGGTTTTTCCTCCCGGATCACACCAGACGAGTATGTGGAAACCGTAGCGAACAACACCTTTACCGATAAGCTACAGAAATATGAAGTAAAACCGGGAGATGTCTTTTTCCTGCCTGCTGGCAGGGTCCATGCCATCGGTGCAGGATGTTTCATTGCCGAGATTCAGCAAACATCGAATATTACATACCGCATCTACGACTATAACAGAAAAGATGCAGAGGGTAACACCCGGGAACTGCACACTGAACTGGCAAAGGATGCCATCGACTACCGTCTTTTCAATGATTACCGGACCCAATACACGGCAGCTCCGAACCAGCCGGTACAACTGGCATCATGTGAATATTTCACGACTACCCTGCTGGAGATAGATCGCCCGATAGAACGGAACTACGAGGAGATCGACTCATTTGTGATCTATATATGCATACAGGGAGACTGCATGTTGAAAGATAACAAGGGAAACTCGCTTACCGTTGAACAGGGTGAGAGTGTCCTGATCCCGGCCGACACCGGATCGCTCCATATTATCCCCGGCAAGAACTCAAAATTGTTAGAAACATTTGTAGAGTGATATTCAACACCCGAAACATGTAACCCCCGAGCTGAATGAAAGGGATTCTGTTGGTAAATATTGGAACACCCGCGGTCTGCAGCAAAACGGCTGTAGGAAAATTTATGGGCGACATGCTCAGTGATCCGCTCATCACCGGTATGCCGGAGTGGATCTCCCGTTTTCTGGCGAGAAAAATTATTGCTCCTTTTTCGTCAGGCAGATCGTTAAATAAATACCGTCAAATCTGGCGGAAGGAGGAGCCTCTGATTTCGCCCCTGATCTACAATATGCAAAAGCTCGCACAATCGTTGGAGGAGAAAAAGAATATTCCTGTAGAGATTGCCATGAGGTATGGTGAACCGACGATTGAACAGGGATTGAAGAGACTTGAAAAGAGGTGCCCGCTCATCCACGAAGTGATAATATTTCCTCTCTATCCGCATTATGCTCAGTCCACAACACAAACAACCATCGACGAAATCGGACGTATTTTCTACAAACGGGCACACTCATACCGGTTAAAGCTGGTAGAGCCCTATTTCAATCACCCCGCGTTTATAAATGCGCTTGTCAAAAACGCCGCGCCTTACCTGGAAGATATCGACAAGCTGGTATTCAGCTACCACAGTTTACCGGTCGATCAGGTAGAGGCAGCGTGGAAAAAGGGGAAAGAGTTCGATTATGTCTATCAGGTGAAAGAGACCAACCGGTTGTTTTGCGAGAAGATCAAGATCCCGTTGCAATACACGCTGCTCCTTTATGCATCACAACGCGGCAACAATTGGCTGAAGCCTTTCCTGGTTACGGATATCGCCGATTTGCCGCGACTAGGTTGGAAGAGAGTGGCGGTAATCGCTCCAGGCTTTCCTGTGGATAATCTGGAAACGTTGTTCGACATCGACATCCAGGCCCGTGAAATCTTCATGAAAGCGGGGGGCGAGAAGTTTGTCTTCGTGCCCTCGCTGAACTACTCGGATGATTGGATCGAGGCGATCTGGAAAATAACCTTGGGAGTGTAGAAAGGCACTACGACCGGCAGTATGAAATATGGAAGAGTAGACGATACGGATGGCATCGATTTTGGAATTCCCGCCGATGATACGGGTACCGGGAGAATCCTGGCCAATGCATCGGGAGGCGGATTCACTGCTTTTGTTGGTTGTGCCAAATGGGGCAGGAACGACCTGAAAGGGTTTTATCCGAGAGGGACCAAAGATGAATTGACCTATTATTCACAACAATTCAACTCCATCGAGATGAACTCCCTCTTTTATAACATGCCTAAAGCCGACCAGGTGGTGAAGTGGAAAAACAGGACGCCCGACGGGTTCAGATTCTTCCCGAAAATCAACCAGGTCATCAGTCACACGAGACGACTGGAAAATGTTGAGGATCTGACAACAGCTTACTGCGATGCCATTGCACACTTCGAGGAGAAGTTGGGCTGTTGCTTCCTTCAGCTGCATGAAAATTTCGGACCCAAAAGATATGACAAACTGAAAGCTTTTATCGCAAGTTTTCCGGAAGTTATTCCGCTGGCAGTGGAGGTGCGTGGCCGGGAGTGGTTTTCAGACAAGGCCGTCTGGAACGACTACTGCAATTTCCTGGAAGGGCGGAAGATATCCAATGTCATTGTGGACACGGCCGGACGGCGCGATATGTTGCACATGCGGTTGACCACCCCCAATGCCTTTATCCGTTTTGTGGGATGCAACGTGGATGAGATTGATCTTAAGCGGATCGACGGGTGGGTCGATCGCATTGAAAAGTGGTACGGGAAAGGGTTACGGCAGCTCAACTTTTTTGTGCATCAAAACGTAGAGGTCTCCTCTCCCCTTCTCTCCGCATACCTCATAAAAAAACTGAACCAAAGGCTCAACCTCGGCCTGCATGTCCCTCAAACGGCTGGAGGCCAGATTTTATTCTCCTAAAATAATCCGCTTAGCAACCCCCCGTCGACCTGGATGGTAGTTCCATTGATTGATCGGCCCTGTTCCGAACAGAGGAAACAGACCAAACTGCCCAGCTCCTGCGGATCCATATAACGCTTGTGAGGAAAATCGAGAATGGCCATCTGCTCATAATCGGCCATGGAGATACCCTCGGCCTCGGCACGCACTTTCATCAACTGCGTAACCCGGTCGGTCTTGAAGTAACCCGGCGACACATTATTGATGGTGATTCCCTTGGATATTATCTCCTTGCTGATTGTCTTGGCGTAACTGACCACTGCCGAGCGGAAAATATTCGAAAGGACCATATTGGGAGCAGGCTCCTTCACAGTGATGGATGTGATGTTCACGATTCTGCCCCACCCGTTCCTCTCCATGTAGGTGAGGCAACCCTGAATCATCCGGATATTGTACTTCAAGACCGATTGGTAGGCTTCGTCCAGATCGCTCAGGGTAATCTCCCTGAAAGTACCCGGTTTGGGTCCTCCGGAATTGTTGATCAATATATCGATACGCCCGAACCTACGGAGAGTCTCATCAATAATCCGTTGGTTGTCATCCTCCGATGCCATGTCGACCGACAGGGCCAACACTTCAACACCCAACGCCTCTATCTCTGTTTTGGCTCCCTGCAATGCCTCCTCCTGACGGGCACACAAGACAATATTCACACCCTCTTTTGCCAACGCTACGGCGCACGCCTTGCCCAATCCTTTACTGCTTCCGCCAACTATGGCCACCTTACCTCTAATGTCAAACTCCATACGCTTTTTTTCTTAATAACGCAGAAGCATCAATCTTGTTTTATATTTCAGGTTCAATAAACAAAAAACAGCTATTTTTCGTATCTTTGCACCTCAAAAAAAGGATAATTACAACCGTTTCGGCATCATCGGACCGCAACACCCGGGATCCGAAACCAGTAACCCGTAACCCAGATATGTCAAAACAATTCAAACGTACGCTGATCACATCGGCATTGCCGTATGCAAACGGACCGGTTCACATCGGACACCTGGCGGGGGTCTATGTTCCGGCAGATATTTATGCCAGGTATTTACGCCTGAAAGGGGAAGAGACTCTTTTTGTAGGCGGTTCGGACGAACACGGGATACCCATTACCATTCGTGCCCGGAAAGAGGGTGTTACGCCCCAGGATATCGTAGACCGCTACCACGAGCTGATAAAAAAATCGTTCGAGGAGTTTGGAATATCATTCGATATCTATTCGCGGACAACATCTGATATTCACAGAAAGACAGCTTCGGAAATGTTTCTGAAGATCTACGAGAATGGTGGATTTCAAGAGATTGAGAGCGAACAGTATTACGACGAGGAGGCAGGACAGTTCCTGGCCGACCGCTATATTACCGGTACATGTCCCCATTGCAGTAACCAACGCGCCTATGGCGACCAGTGTGAACAGTGCGGCACCTCCCTCAGCCCCAACGAACTGATTGATCCCAAATCGGCACTGAGCGGCAGTGTTCCGGTGATGAGAAAGACCAAACATTGGTATCTGC of the Petrimonas mucosa genome contains:
- a CDS encoding SDR family oxidoreductase; its protein translation is MEFDIRGKVAIVGGSSKGLGKACAVALAKEGVNIVLCARQEEALQGAKTEIEALGVEVLALSVDMASEDDNQRIIDETLRRFGRIDILINNSGGPKPGTFREITLSDLDEAYQSVLKYNIRMIQGCLTYMERNGWGRIVNITSITVKEPAPNMVLSNIFRSAVVSYAKTISKEIISKGITINNVSPGYFKTDRVTQLMKVRAEAEGISMADYEQMAILDFPHKRYMDPQELGSLVCFLCSEQGRSINGTTIQVDGGLLSGLF
- a CDS encoding type I phosphomannose isomerase catalytic subunit; amino-acid sequence: MNTTEHKPHNSQSLKGKEGCSLYPLKFKPILKSLIWGGSDICKFKKISPVQEGIGESWEISGVEGNISVIDNGELAGKPIDEVLRIFKEQLVGKKVYDRFGDTFPLLIKFIDARDDLSIQVHPNDELAMKRHNSFGKTEMWYVINATSDAYLYSGFSSRITPDEYVETVANNTFTDKLQKYEVKPGDVFFLPAGRVHAIGAGCFIAEIQQTSNITYRIYDYNRKDAEGNTRELHTELAKDAIDYRLFNDYRTQYTAAPNQPVQLASCEYFTTTLLEIDRPIERNYEEIDSFVIYICIQGDCMLKDNKGNSLTVEQGESVLIPADTGSLHIIPGKNSKLLETFVE
- a CDS encoding alpha amylase C-terminal domain-containing protein; protein product: MLDIIKKDPWLSPFRQRIEERRNHFLRKEQELTQNGKIGLSDFATGYLYFGLHKTDAGWVFREWAPNATEIYLIGTFNNWQREEAYRLTRVENGVWEIRIPLDSIRHLDLYKLFVCWEGGSGERIPAWCRRVVQDAQTHIFSAQVWEPDNPYVFRITDFKPDTSPLLIYECHVGMATAEEKVGTYNEFRENVLPRIREAGYNAIQLMAIQEHPYYGSFGYHVSNFFAPTSRCGTPDELRQLIDAAHEMGIAVIMDIVHSHAVKNECEGLARFDGTYDQYFPSDPTRRNHPLWDSFCFDYGKNEVVHFLLSNCKYWMEEYRFDGFRFDGVTSMLYYSHGLGESFTKYDDYYDGGQDSDAICYLTLANKLIHQVNPNAITIAEEVSGMPGLGLKIESGGFGFDYRMAMNIPDFWIKTIKERKDEEWSPAAIWWEMTNRRLDEKTISYVESHDQALVGDKTIIFRLIDSDMYWYMSKLMESSYRVDRGMALHKMIRLVTATTINGGYLNFMGNEFGHPEWIDFPREGNNWSHKYARRQWQLADDQNLKYHYLSDFDRAMIGLIKSVPDFQLTPVVKIWEKESDNVLAYMREKLLFVFNFNPIKSFSDYGMLVPEGEYGIVLNTDNPEFGGFGLNDDTVHHFTHRDPLYANEGKGWIRIYLPARSALVLKRL
- a CDS encoding DUF72 domain-containing protein; translated protein: MKYGRVDDTDGIDFGIPADDTGTGRILANASGGGFTAFVGCAKWGRNDLKGFYPRGTKDELTYYSQQFNSIEMNSLFYNMPKADQVVKWKNRTPDGFRFFPKINQVISHTRRLENVEDLTTAYCDAIAHFEEKLGCCFLQLHENFGPKRYDKLKAFIASFPEVIPLAVEVRGREWFSDKAVWNDYCNFLEGRKISNVIVDTAGRRDMLHMRLTTPNAFIRFVGCNVDEIDLKRIDGWVDRIEKWYGKGLRQLNFFVHQNVEVSSPLLSAYLIKKLNQRLNLGLHVPQTAGGQILFS
- a CDS encoding YhcH/YjgK/YiaL family protein; the protein is MVLDSIENATRYVGLNPLFEKAFQFIKQLDASNLPDGSFEIEGDSLKGSVVSADLKSRTEARLEIHRRFIDIQIPVAKEEIFGWRSLKTLNDPMGEFDSQNDFQLFDDEPSAYIRVNPGQFIIFFPEDAHAPLIGEGNTRKVILKVSVQ
- a CDS encoding PDZ domain-containing protein; this encodes MKRRVPAFITLLILSVALYSQNDQVVCNLGFTFKISNNPNWGNNEPVVTDITPGSPADKAGLKVNDIILEVNGNGTYLKPAHTIMSWFMERPSEMSIAIRNFEASFKPMQIAKDCRLKNALNETQLAPVFAFYSLEDVQERKFTIPVRTVINPDADFFNYRTYDFVPSDDSSQELDERINSIFVRALSKLGLKRDSNDPDFLIQTFYSFQGNPMYKADSPTRGTYSGTWRYDLRNNRMVKIPVFDPVQPVRIEDVMFDLEFGYRFYDRKFTEPGKPMLVWESEVKEKLSDTYGLLDYLEMNLPLILLKFPNPGSPDKATYRVNHLRYNYTGISYDLNDLKTVVSVDAGSPAARAGIRPGDVVLRIQGHSFNHDAASLTASYRRFIAETMKYRDPATKYTDSNGFQNAMYWDILHYNNVSRELNDKKRYKAGFSYLFNFNQYIDWSTPDMLDIEIERSGEKLSFQVKPVLTRHSRVLVE
- the hemH gene encoding ferrochelatase gives rise to the protein MKGILLVNIGTPAVCSKTAVGKFMGDMLSDPLITGMPEWISRFLARKIIAPFSSGRSLNKYRQIWRKEEPLISPLIYNMQKLAQSLEEKKNIPVEIAMRYGEPTIEQGLKRLEKRCPLIHEVIIFPLYPHYAQSTTQTTIDEIGRIFYKRAHSYRLKLVEPYFNHPAFINALVKNAAPYLEDIDKLVFSYHSLPVDQVEAAWKKGKEFDYVYQVKETNRLFCEKIKIPLQYTLLLYASQRGNNWLKPFLVTDIADLPRLGWKRVAVIAPGFPVDNLETLFDIDIQAREIFMKAGGEKFVFVPSLNYSDDWIEAIWKITLGV